A stretch of Lathyrus oleraceus cultivar Zhongwan6 chromosome 6, CAAS_Psat_ZW6_1.0, whole genome shotgun sequence DNA encodes these proteins:
- the LOC127097064 gene encoding uncharacterized protein LOC127097064, with translation MRLYDEFKEILKIQKLRRSVSFAGFYGFTTLIIYAYVNNTTRAGYSRADQYYASYPAGTELLTDTSKLYKAALGNCFESEEWGSFEFCVMQKHFERQGKSPYAYHAQYMAHLLSHGQLDGSG, from the exons ATGAGGCTCTATGATGAATTCAAAGAGATATTAAAGATTCAGAAGCTTCGAAGATCCGTATCTTTTGCTGGGTTCTACGGCTTCACCACACTTATCATCTATGCTTATGTTAACAATAC AACTAGGGCTGGGTATTCTAGAGCTGATCAATACTATGCATCATACCCAGCTGGTACCGAGCTCTTAACCGATACTTCCAAG TTATACAAAGCTGCTCTTGGAAACTGCTTTGAATCTGAAGAGTGGGGCTCGTTTGAGTTTTGTGTCATGCAAAAACACTTTGAGCGTCAAGGGAAGTCACCATATGCATATCATGCT CAATACATGGCACACCTCCTTTCTCATGGACAGCTTGATGGAAGTGGGTAA